Proteins from a genomic interval of Candidatus Cloacimonas sp.:
- a CDS encoding PorV/PorQ family protein, which translates to MKKILIITLAIALAGLPLFIAAKPFGKSGTVALQFLKLGVDARAIGMAEAYTAVTDDISSVYWNPAGLAPAFENQVFVSHTNWPADIMHEFGAATYTNGVYTVALYGSVLHMDDMDKTEEEAFGPTGEKFTCSDMAFGVDFAQQFTNKFSAGVGIKYLRETLYDYSVNSYAVDLGSMYNTGWKNIKIGMAMRNFGPDIRYRVDDDEDGRDDEDPFDLFDNDGDGSIDEDGIELDSKIPLSFSLGVSGDLMREGSNHWIASLQMDNVIDRLETWNLGTEYKLGNLFLRGGYQFNYDTNGFSAGVGWQVTTSFGIFNIDYAYTDMGDLTESFIKSAHRVSIKMKY; encoded by the coding sequence GTGAAGAAAATACTTATAATTACCTTGGCAATTGCCTTAGCCGGTTTACCCCTGTTTATTGCTGCCAAGCCGTTTGGTAAAAGTGGAACGGTAGCTTTGCAGTTTCTCAAGCTGGGTGTGGATGCTCGTGCAATTGGTATGGCAGAAGCATATACAGCCGTAACAGATGATATTTCTTCAGTTTACTGGAATCCTGCCGGGTTAGCACCTGCTTTTGAAAATCAGGTCTTTGTCTCCCATACCAATTGGCCTGCGGACATTATGCACGAATTTGGCGCTGCCACATATACTAATGGAGTTTATACTGTTGCCTTATATGGAAGTGTCCTCCATATGGATGATATGGATAAAACAGAAGAAGAAGCATTTGGACCCACGGGTGAAAAATTTACCTGCAGTGATATGGCTTTCGGAGTAGATTTCGCTCAGCAGTTTACTAACAAATTTTCTGCCGGAGTAGGAATTAAATATCTGCGGGAAACCTTATATGATTACAGTGTAAATAGCTATGCAGTTGACCTCGGTTCTATGTATAATACTGGGTGGAAAAATATTAAAATTGGAATGGCAATGCGCAATTTCGGTCCTGATATCCGCTATCGGGTTGATGATGATGAAGATGGTAGAGACGATGAAGACCCCTTTGATTTGTTTGATAACGATGGTGATGGTTCCATAGATGAAGATGGGATTGAACTGGATAGCAAAATTCCTTTAAGTTTCTCTTTAGGAGTTAGTGGAGACCTGATGCGGGAAGGAAGTAACCACTGGATTGCATCTCTTCAAATGGATAATGTAATAGACCGATTAGAAACCTGGAACCTGGGAACAGAGTATAAATTGGGAAATCTGTTTTTACGGGGTGGTTACCAATTTAACTATGATACTAATGGTTTTTCTGCAGGAGTTGGCTGGCAGGTTACAACTTCCTTTGGTATCTTTAATATAGATTATGCCTATACCGATATGGGCGATTTAACTGAGTCCTTTATTAAAAGTGCTCATCGTGTCTCTATTAAAATGAAATATTAA
- a CDS encoding iron ABC transporter permease, with protein MKKKVILILWLLIGLGVIAIYLTVGEPNKNIIIQVRIPRLLLTLFTGMALAGIGSIYQLMLANPLAEPYILGISSGSAFGSILLGISGLVVLMPLGGFIGACFTMLLVWKLAHQKGRFDKSRLLIAGVIAGMFFSAGISLIMYLYQKDTALILGTLMGNLGHIFTSSEWVFFLILLVVSFAILIYLYFKSTAIDILSGGDLYAASLGINVLALRRQIFILTSIVIGISVSYAGIIGFVGLIISHIVRYFVPSGQKKIYLLSLLSGGIFLLACDLVAKQLLAIELPVGIITAFIGCPFFMWLLLKKQS; from the coding sequence ATGAAAAAAAAGGTAATTCTTATTCTCTGGTTGCTGATCGGACTGGGCGTTATTGCGATATATCTAACCGTAGGGGAACCCAATAAAAATATTATCATCCAGGTTAGAATTCCGCGCCTTTTATTAACTCTTTTCACCGGTATGGCTTTAGCCGGCATTGGTTCCATCTATCAGCTGATGCTTGCCAATCCATTAGCCGAACCATATATTTTGGGTATTTCTTCGGGCTCGGCTTTTGGCAGTATTTTGCTCGGTATTTCCGGTTTGGTTGTTTTAATGCCCTTGGGTGGTTTTATTGGTGCTTGTTTTACAATGCTCCTGGTGTGGAAACTGGCACATCAAAAAGGGAGATTTGATAAAAGCCGGTTACTAATTGCCGGGGTGATTGCCGGGATGTTTTTTTCTGCCGGTATTTCGCTGATTATGTATCTTTACCAAAAGGATACAGCTTTGATATTGGGAACTCTGATGGGAAATTTGGGGCATATTTTTACGAGCAGTGAATGGGTCTTTTTTCTAATTCTGCTGGTAGTTTCATTCGCTATTCTCATCTATCTTTATTTTAAATCTACGGCTATTGATATTTTAAGCGGGGGAGATCTCTATGCCGCCAGCTTAGGGATCAATGTTTTAGCGTTAAGAAGACAGATTTTTATCCTCACATCCATAGTAATTGGAATTAGTGTGTCTTACGCTGGAATAATCGGTTTCGTAGGATTGATAATATCTCACATAGTTCGCTATTTTGTACCCTCCGGACAAAAAAAAATATATCTGCTATCATTGCTGTCGGGAGGTATTTTTTTACTTGCCTGTGATCTGGTGGCGAAACAATTGCTGGCTATAGAATTGCCTGTAGGAATTATAACGGCGTTTATCGGCTGCCCGTTTTTTATGTGGCTGCTTTTGAAAAAACAAAGTTGA
- a CDS encoding helical backbone metal receptor has translation MKKTLILSVLIVMAFVFACKQTDKKQKQGIVVLSPEIAEIICALDAEDEITGITAECNYPPSLKDKKVVGSFSKINLESILALNPKYIFCSSLEQEGMASDLRNLGFQVEVIYPESISEMLAAIERIGILLDRKDEAMNLVSRLSRELEAIKQNSRGKAHPKVYLEIYRNPLMSVSDASFIGELIETAGGDNIFPTLERDYARVNPEAVISANPDIMICYSQDTLENIINRKGWQNIPAIKNRRIYFERDINPDIIQRATPRCVEGMKVLANIFASWQNEQ, from the coding sequence GTGAAGAAGACATTAATATTATCTGTGCTCATCGTAATGGCGTTTGTTTTTGCCTGCAAGCAAACGGATAAGAAACAAAAGCAGGGAATTGTGGTTCTTTCTCCCGAAATTGCAGAAATTATTTGTGCCCTTGATGCCGAAGATGAAATTACGGGGATTACGGCAGAATGCAATTATCCTCCTTCCCTGAAGGATAAAAAAGTGGTTGGTTCTTTCAGTAAAATTAACCTTGAAAGTATCTTAGCACTAAATCCGAAATATATTTTTTGCAGTTCTTTAGAGCAGGAAGGAATGGCTTCAGACCTTAGAAATTTGGGATTTCAGGTGGAAGTGATTTATCCGGAAAGCATTAGTGAAATGCTGGCAGCTATTGAAAGAATAGGAATTTTGCTGGATAGAAAAGATGAAGCAATGAATTTGGTGAGCCGGTTAAGCCGAGAACTGGAAGCCATAAAACAAAATTCCCGGGGAAAAGCTCACCCTAAGGTCTATCTGGAAATTTATCGCAATCCCTTGATGAGCGTATCTGATGCCTCTTTTATAGGAGAATTGATAGAAACTGCCGGTGGTGATAATATTTTTCCTACCCTGGAACGTGATTATGCCAGAGTTAATCCCGAAGCCGTAATATCCGCTAATCCGGATATTATGATCTGTTATTCGCAGGATACCCTGGAAAATATTATTAACCGCAAGGGCTGGCAAAATATACCGGCAATTAAAAACCGGAGGATATATTTTGAGCGGGATATCAATCCTGATATAATTCAACGTGCCACTCCGCGCTGTGTAGAAGGGATGAAGGTCTTGGCAAATATATTTGCTTCCTGGCAGAATGAACAATGA
- a CDS encoding T9SS type A sorting domain-containing protein has translation MKKILFTTLCLTLLVGIVFAQEMIPATNKKAMENPPCKPFISANRTVPEYSFTVPPTALMTSYYDYMIGSYNGLPLRVIPSNIYGGKYFLTYHGKRNATGTRRVFYAYLAEDGSIISNNEITPEANNEGYPTVAVDPVSGKPIYAWHANTDADTQMEVQLASDAYFEGLAGMFTIITLIDNPTTISTSPTESTSDNEFIWPTAQIGPSPNAGMRRVYVIARNSVTHTYGPSENPYIAWADFNGDLIEQGISLDWNYTSIPEMNQWNVDEEWRRPFHSIITDDSGNVYYAGYHFATESDGTTDIPEPDLDVFKCGNYGEGTWVRISDWSKLASWNPNTSPTDTTGTFTVSGSNEPYGDNEIYWTLMNSSHLNATIDDIGRIHYPGVWGLNNCDGYYYPNFQYTKEVIFDPALPEGSQFKVNEIWPQKDPENDHDEYYQPWDNVPPWGEEEYEQDPDTGEWYLSYNLSWDFPYWDQSAHGDAMFFHCSNMKVTEGNGEGMLAMVWQNCARAKAINADGDTDYTAWANTPEIWISVSSDNGTNWSEPISLNNIETPAFAGIKPMWVYPADKVTYVGESNGQKVGKLGIMFYDDFTWGAFVISPGVGATNDGGRVMFTELEIVFPPNAGEDPSVSPVTKILNQNYPNPFNPETTITFDMPKAAHANLSIYNVKGQLVKTLYNDTAAFGKNTVVWTGLDNNGNNVSSGLYFYRLTTNGKVETRKMMLMK, from the coding sequence ATGAAAAAAATCCTATTCACAACACTATGTTTGACCCTGCTTGTTGGTATTGTTTTTGCGCAGGAAATGATTCCCGCTACCAACAAGAAGGCGATGGAGAATCCACCCTGTAAACCTTTTATTTCTGCAAACCGAACAGTACCGGAATATTCTTTTACTGTTCCTCCAACTGCTTTAATGACCTCCTATTATGATTATATGATAGGAAGTTATAACGGTTTGCCTCTTCGTGTTATACCTTCAAATATTTATGGAGGAAAATATTTCCTAACCTATCATGGTAAAAGAAATGCCACTGGAACACGCCGCGTTTTTTATGCCTATCTTGCTGAAGACGGTAGTATCATTAGCAATAACGAAATTACCCCAGAAGCAAATAACGAAGGATATCCCACCGTGGCTGTTGATCCTGTTTCCGGAAAACCAATTTATGCCTGGCATGCTAATACCGATGCTGATACTCAAATGGAAGTGCAGCTTGCTTCCGACGCCTATTTTGAGGGCTTAGCAGGAATGTTTACTATCATCACTCTGATTGATAATCCTACCACTATTTCTACTTCTCCGACTGAAAGCACTTCTGATAATGAATTTATATGGCCCACCGCGCAAATAGGTCCTTCTCCCAATGCTGGGATGAGAAGGGTTTATGTGATTGCCAGAAATTCCGTTACGCATACTTACGGTCCTTCCGAAAATCCTTATATTGCCTGGGCTGATTTTAATGGTGACCTAATAGAACAAGGCATTTCGCTTGATTGGAATTATACTTCCATACCTGAAATGAATCAATGGAATGTAGATGAAGAATGGAGAAGACCTTTCCATTCCATTATTACCGATGATTCAGGCAATGTTTATTACGCCGGCTATCATTTTGCTACTGAATCCGATGGCACCACAGATATTCCTGAGCCGGATTTGGATGTGTTTAAATGTGGAAATTATGGAGAGGGAACCTGGGTGCGGATTAGCGATTGGAGCAAATTAGCTTCCTGGAATCCCAATACCAGCCCCACAGATACAACTGGAACCTTTACCGTCTCCGGATCTAATGAACCTTATGGAGATAACGAAATATATTGGACATTAATGAATTCCAGTCACTTGAATGCTACAATTGATGATATCGGACGCATTCACTATCCCGGTGTTTGGGGATTAAATAATTGTGACGGTTATTATTATCCTAATTTTCAATATACTAAAGAAGTTATCTTTGATCCTGCCCTTCCGGAAGGTTCTCAGTTCAAAGTTAATGAAATATGGCCTCAAAAAGACCCCGAAAACGATCATGACGAATATTATCAGCCCTGGGATAATGTCCCGCCTTGGGGAGAAGAAGAATATGAACAAGACCCGGACACTGGGGAATGGTATCTTTCCTATAATCTTAGCTGGGATTTTCCCTATTGGGATCAGAGTGCCCATGGTGATGCTATGTTCTTCCATTGCAGCAATATGAAAGTTACTGAAGGCAATGGCGAAGGTATGTTAGCAATGGTCTGGCAAAACTGTGCCCGTGCTAAAGCTATTAATGCCGATGGCGATACAGATTATACTGCCTGGGCAAATACTCCTGAAATTTGGATTTCTGTTTCTTCCGATAACGGAACTAACTGGAGTGAACCCATTTCCTTAAATAATATTGAAACCCCTGCATTTGCCGGTATTAAACCTATGTGGGTTTACCCGGCAGATAAAGTAACCTATGTTGGTGAAAGTAATGGCCAAAAAGTTGGAAAACTTGGCATTATGTTCTACGACGATTTTACTTGGGGTGCTTTTGTTATCAGCCCTGGAGTTGGCGCTACCAATGATGGTGGAAGAGTAATGTTTACAGAATTAGAAATCGTTTTTCCTCCCAATGCCGGAGAGGATCCTTCTGTAAGCCCTGTTACCAAAATCCTCAATCAGAATTATCCCAATCCTTTCAATCCTGAAACCACAATCACTTTTGATATGCCCAAAGCAGCACATGCTAATCTCTCCATTTATAATGTTAAAGGACAGTTAGTTAAGACCCTTTATAACGATACAGCAGCTTTCGGTAAAAATACAGTGGTCTGGACAGGTCTTGATAACAATGGAAATAATGTATCCAGCGGACTCTATTTCTATCGCCTGACTACCAATGGCAAAGTGGAAACCCGCAAGATGATGTTAATGAAATAG